A window of the Arachis duranensis cultivar V14167 chromosome 5, aradu.V14167.gnm2.J7QH, whole genome shotgun sequence genome harbors these coding sequences:
- the LOC107490726 gene encoding uncharacterized protein LOC107490726 produces MPLVEFAYNNNYHASIGMAPYEALYGRKCQSPLYWYEAGEKIMLGPEMISEIIEQIKKIRSQMLLAQSHQKSYVDQRQKSLEFEEGEHVFLKITPTTKIGRSVKTKKLNPRYIGPFEILKRIGLVAYRIALTPHLSNLHDMFHISQLRKYTFDPSHVLEPKSVQVREDLTLPVTPVRIDGTSNKCLRGKKVSLVKVAWSRVGIEEHTWASKLEMRKDYPHFFPGNSL; encoded by the coding sequence ATGCCTTTAGTAGAGTTTGCCTACAATAACAATTATCATGCAAGcattggaatggctccgtatgaagCTTTATACGgaaggaaatgtcaatctccattatattggtatgaagctggagaaaAGATCATGTTAGGGCCTGAAATGATAAGTGAAATCATTgagcaaataaagaaaatccgTAGTCAAATGCTTTTGGCTCAAAGCCACCAGAAGAGCTATGTTGACCAAAGGCAGAAGTCTTTAGAGTTTGAGGAAGGAGAACATGTCTTCCTGAAGATTACTCCGACCACCAAAATAGGGAGGTCCGTCAAAACTAAGAAGTTAAATCCCCGTTACATTGGGCCGTTTGAAATCCTGAAGAGAATTGGACTAGTTGCGTATAGAATCGCTTTAACACCacatctttcgaacctgcatGACATGTTTCACATATCGCAGCTTCGTAAATACACTTTTGATCCTAGTCATGTCCTAGAACCGAAATCAGTTCAAGTGAGAGAAGATCTGACGCTTCCAGTAACTCCGGTTAGGATTGATGGCACTAGCAATAAGTGTTTACGCGGAAAAAaagtttctttggtgaaagtagCTTGGAGTCGGGTTGGAATTGAAGAGCATACCTGGGCGTCTAAGTTAGAGATGCGGAAGGACTACCCACACTTCTTTCCAGGTAACTCACTCtga